The Sander vitreus isolate 19-12246 unplaced genomic scaffold, sanVit1 ctg310_0, whole genome shotgun sequence region agtcTGAAGCTGAATTCAAaatctccttcctgttaaaagttGTTAACATACAATAAGAGCCAAACCCAGATTCTTTACATTAGGCATAATACACCTAATGAACACCTAATGAatacacataatgaacacacataacgaACACACATAAcgaacacataatgaacacacataacgaacacacataatgaacacacataacgaacacctaatgaacacacataatgaacacacataatgaacacacctaatgaacacacataatgaacacacataatgaacacctaatgaacacacataatgaacacacctaatgaacacacataatgaacacacataatgaacacctaatgaacacacataatgaacacacataatgaacacacataatgaacacacataatgaacacacataacgaacacacataatgaacacataatgaacacacataacgaacacacataatgaacacacctaatgaacacacataatgaacacacataatgaacacctaatgaacacacataatgaacacacataatgaacacacataatgaacacacataatgaacacacataatgaacacacataatgaacacacataatgaacacacataacgaACACACATAACGAACACACATaacgaacacacataatgaacacacataatgaacacctaatgaacacacataatgaacacacataacgaacacacataatgaacacacataatgaacacacataatgaacacacataacgaACATAataacacataatgaacacacataatgacacacataatgaacacacataatgaacacacataatgaacacacataatgaacacacataatgaacacacataatgaacacacataatgaacacacataatgaacacacataatgaacacacataatgaacacacataatgaacacacataatgaacacacataatgaacacatatatgaacacacataatgaacacataatgaacacatataatgaacacacataatgaacacacataatgaacacataatgaacacacataatgaacacataacgaacacacataatgaacacacataatgaacacacataatgaacacacataatgaacacaataCATAATGAACACATACTAAtgaacacataatgaacacctaatgaacacacataatgaacacacataatgaacacacataatgaacacacataatgaacacacataatgagcacacataatgaacacataaCGAACACACATAACGAACACACATaacgaacacacataatgaacacacataacgaacacacataatgaacacacataatgaacacacataatgaacacacataatgaacacctaatgaacacacataatgaacacacataatgaacacacataatgaacacctaatgaacacacataatgaacacacataatgaacacacataatgaacacacataacgaacacacataatgaacacacataatgaacacacataatgagcacacataatgaacacataaCGAACACACATaacgaacacacataatgaacacacataatgaacacacataacgaacacacataatgaacacacataatgaacacacataacgaACACACATaacgaacacacataatgaacacataatgaacacacataatgaacacataaCGAACACACATAACGAACACACATAACGAACACACATaacgaacacacataatgaacacacataacgaacacacataatgaacacacataacgaacacacataatgaacacacataatgaacacacataatgaacacacataatgaacacacataacgaacacacataatgaacacacataatgaacacataatgaacacacataatgaacacacataatgaacacacataatgaacacacataacgaacacacataatgaacacacataatgaacacataatgaacacacataacgaacacacataatgaacacataatgaacacataacgaacacacataatgaacacataatgaacacataatgaacacacataatgaacacacataatgaacacacataacgaacacacataatgaacacacataatgaacacacataatgaacacacataatgaacacacataacgaACACACATAACGAACACACATaacgaacacacataatgaacacataacgaacacacataatgaacacacataatgaacacataacgaacacacataatgaacacacataatgaacacacataatgaacacacataacgaACACACATAACGAACACACATaacgaacacacataatgaacacataatgaacacataatgaacacacataatgaacacacataatgaacacacataatgaacacacataatgaacacacataatgaacacacataatgaacacacataatgaacacacataacgaACACACATaacgaacacacataatgaacacataatgaacacataatgaacacataatgaacacacataacgaACACACATAACGAACACACCTAATGAACACACCTAAtgaacacataatgaacacacataatgaacacacataatgaacacacataatgaacacacataatgaacacacataatgaacacacataatgaacacacataatgaacacacataatgaacacacataatgaacacacataatgaacacacataatgaacacacataatgaacacacataatgaacacataatgaacacacataatgaacacacataatgaacacacataatgaacacacataatgaacacactaatgaacacacataatgaacacacataatgaacacacataatgaacacacataatgaacacacataatgaacacacataatgaacacctaatgaacacacataatgaacacataatgaacacacataatgaacacacataatgaacacctaatgaacacacataatgaacacataatgaacacacataatgaacacataatgaacaccTAATGAacactaggggtgggaaaaataattgattctccgatgcatcgcgattctctctagaacgattTAATGCTCGATTCTGATGTGCAGCAATAGTTATTGGAAATGAGGGAAACCTCAATGCCCTTCGAGTAAAAATTGATTATTAACTTATCAGAatagcacgtttacttatagctctaaagggacgtcaatagtcccgaccaagcacgtttacttatagcgctaaagggacgtcaatagtcccgaccaagcacgtttacttatagcgctaaaggggacgtcaatagtcccgaccaagcacgtttacttatagcgctaaaggggacgtcaatagtcccgaccaagcgcgtttacttatagctctaaaggggacggcaatagtcccgaccaagcacgtttacttatagctctaaaggggacggcaatagtcccgaccaagcacgtttacttatagctctaaagggacgtcaatagtcccgaccaagcacgtttacttatagcgctaaagggacgtcaatagtcccgaccaagcacgtttacttatagctctaaagggacgacaatagtcccgaccaagcacgtttacttatagcgctaaagggacgtcaatagtcccgaccaagcacgtttacttatagctctaaagggacgacaatagtcccgaccaagctcgtttacttatagcgctaaaggagacttttagcgtcaataagaacgacagcttcggagtcattggaatggttatatgacctttttttgggttgaatggtggtcgtctcgctcccccctagcgcctgtgagcggaaaaaccacccttgcaactttgggccggGGAGatgccggcctcagcgtcaggaagtatggcgtgatatcaggtctcgcgatgcaacaaattgcttcacgacactgcacacatacgcccattcaggaactgTCTAACAAGGTAGAGATGGAggttttcacactatcgtcatggctgatcCGGCTAAaaggaagcagaaagctaggaaagcattggaggaggaacagaggaagaggaaacggcagactgaccgagagaggagtcagacacgagtaaacataggagctgcgttttcagaatgggagaactgagacaaacagaagcctgCAGATCTGATGCTGACCTGCGTTCTTGCTCTTGCTCTTGTAAGTATATTTGGGATGAACTCAGTTTAAcctttgtatttcttgttattgggacctcaggatgtttgctattgtctgtaaaggtttttattatgaTCGCTGTCTGTTACGGGCTCACTAGCTGTCTACCTCAGTGGACGTGGCCCCGTGCGTTCGCAGGTTtctatgaaaacaaatgcacatgaccagagggagaagatggggGGGGAGTCACCAACGAGTGTTTacgacagtgttgccaaatatctattctgaagctgtagggggagctctatagagaaacctacgagcaaaaagccagaaaacagcgaagaaatggccaaaactgcatagcgcccctttaaataGTTAACGAAAAGAGTCAAACTCTTTTTGTTAGTTCATCATTTTCACaactttattaaatgtataagAACAAAACTATTTGTATTCAAATCACTcttaaaaaactgttttatttcTCACTAAAATATATTAAGTTTATGACcaaatgtgacaaataaaaatccTCAAATCTTGATCTTGAAGAAGCTGGAAGCTGTAAATATGTAGTATTTTAGTTTAGAAGATGTTACAGACACATAACAAGTCTCATGACTGACTTTAGGTCGATGTTTAAAGGTTGCATCTCTAATAAGGTGACAGAACAACAATCATACATATAATTACTTCATAATATTACTCTCACATGAAGAAAGAGATtcatgctgcgttccagacacaatgttTAGCCGTAAGTTATGACTTCAAGTcccgactcacgacttggtagcgttccagacAAAGTCAGGAGCTGGCTAGCTAAACATTGTGCCGTTGGCAGGGTTCAGCTAgcgctacctaacgttgacgttagctagcgctagctgatactagcaatttctagtcggcaacatattttgggcttcatttaataaacataacctgtagtagtacacaatcgtatgtgtattgttttgattacaatgtgtggaTTACTTaacgttgcctatttatttctatttctcaccgttaatcagcggcgtctgtacagcatcaacagaggtctccattgttgtttatgtgtgtgtgagacgatatgtgtgtgtgggaggacaACGATCTGGTGCCagttcacgggtagtaagttagggtttgactgccgttccagggcgcTTTCACCGGTAGAAGGtggtgaaaacacgagttacgggatgcctggaacgcagcagtAATCTGATCTAATAAATCAGATAAATACTAAAGTCTTGTTTTATTCTAACAACAGTCTAAAGCCCAAATATATTAAGTTTATGATCAAATatcacaaagaaaagcatcaaatcttCATGTTTGAGAAGCTGTGAATATATTTAGTGTTTCTGTCTGGAAGATGTTAGTCACATCAAGTTTTAGGGAAATGTTTAAAGTTTGCATCTCTAATAACCAGGGCCACACAGAATCTGCAGACAGAATATTACccagattttaaacaaattaaaataaaactcagaatgttaaaacatctccacctccaacctgataAACAATCGGCTCaattctgcagattttcattctggatcacggCTGAAAACTGTACAAACATCTTCagattgtgtttgtttataaGGTGACCAGGGCCTGAAATTAACACCCGACCAAGcgccaaatgcgggtgaattttgcCAATGGCGGGTAAaactgtcaatctacctgccaccttggcagccaatgagaattgagtgattcagggttgttttttttgccattgttgttctttcacattTCAACCAAGTCCGCCATTTGCTGGGATTTGAGCTAAAAATGTGGTGGCGCATTACTGGGGTGAAGAGGCCGGCTGAAACTCATCTTTCCTCAACAAAAAGATGAAGATGattcaaagaaaagtaaaagaagacgTTTTATTACCAAGTGGACAGTTGGCGACAACGGCAATGTTTGTGAGGTGCTGATTTACAACAGCAGTACAGTACAAATGTACTGCTGTGACGGTCGTTTCTCAGAGAaagaggtggaggaagaggagtgtgTCTGCTCCTTTTTTGTGGACTCAGAGGAGCAGTCGGTATATGATAACTGTCTATGACAGGGGAAatcattaaataaaaagaaaaaaatatgtttgataAGAGTCATTAATTATAATGATTTTGTTAACACCTTGACAGCACTTAAATGTGTATTCTTAACAAGTTCAAGAACGATGCTTGTGCATTTCCTGTGTTTCACCTTTATGATGCAAAAGCAATGGCTGGTAAAAAgccactgtggcaggtggattttaaAATCTTTAAAAGTTGACAGGCAACGTGACAAGCGGGCGCAACCCTGTGAAACTGTCGCAttttacaaacacacagtttaccagaacacaaggatcaatctgagacgaagagttcagttcAGCAACGTTTACTGAGTCCAGgataagagttacaacacacctGTGGATTCACaaacagagactaagtttcTCTAGCAGCAGACATCAAGTCAGAGCTGGTCCACCAAGATCTCGTCTGAAAATGAACCCTGACCTGTTCTCTCCCTCAAGCTTTTATCCTATCCTcacgggggggaggggggggtcttCTTGTTTCTTAGACAGAAACTgttatcttacacacacacacacacacacacgccaaggtCGGGGCCTCtgtgtggtgcaacttcctcttcTGTTCTCTCAACCTCCAAACAATGCCCCTCTACGCCATAACAGCCTAAactatttttatgacttatGTTTAACGTTCTGTGCATCAGAGGTCACCCGGAGTCCTTTAACCACTTCCTCAACGACTAGCAGCTCTTCTGCAacgagcacatacacacattttgttaattttgCCCGCACGCTGCAAGAGTTGAACTGTGTTGAACTTTTCTCTACGCGAGCGATGCACAAATCAATGAATAAGAGATTGTTCTGTTTGTGAGTTTACTGAAATATAAAAGTGATTTCTAAACAGTTATCAGAACAGAGACAGCGGAGCTTCTGCTTATCAGAGCATCGGCACAAGACGTCCCTAATCAAGACTATGCTAATGTAGCTAACTTCAGCTATCAACAATAACTGTCTGTGGTTAGGAAAGACTAGGATTACCACTATGTGTTATAAATCCGCCTGTGATTAGGGACATATGAAACCACAGTCAGCTGATCTCATCCAGTTGTAGGGCAGGGATACAGTATCGCCATGGTTACCACTCATTGATCGCCTGGCGTTGTCCTTCACATGACGCGACTACGCAGGCCAAGGGTCGCTCCCCGTGTGAAAAACCCTTTACTCTCAAACAAAGAAAGACATTTTATCattaaaatagattttaaaCAGTAAATCAGTCAAACATGTCGGTTATATTTCCCCAAAGCTGATAAATCAGATAAAGTCTTGTTTTAACAGTCTGAAGCCCAAATATATTACGTTTATCACCAAATATGacaaaagaaaagcatcaaatcttcatatttgagaagctggaagctGTGAATATATTTAGTATTTCTGCTTGCAAAGAAACAGACTTTTCTCTGATAAAACAGACGCAGCTCAACATTACAGCtcatccctcttcctcctcctcttgtttGTCTTCTTGTCTTCCTTGTGGAAGACTTTTCCATCTGCCTGCTTCCTCCAGCTCAGTTTGATGTTGTCGTCCAGCCCCTGGTCCCTCAGCTTCTGTTGGAGCTGAGACACAAAACTTATCTTATCGCATTTGTTTTTTCATAAAGGTAAAACAGTATAAAACATGATGTACCTGCTTCAACATGGCCTCCATCACAGCAGGGTCGTTCAGATCCagattgttcttgctctcaAACTTCACTTTCACCACTTTCTTTGAAACAGGAACCACTTTGaaaaatatcacacacacacacacacacacacacacacacgcacacacacacacacacacacacacacacacacacacacacacacacacacacacacacaaaggaaataGAAATGTGTAACGATAACAACCAGATGACATAAGAAATGAATGTTGATGCAGTTTTTAAACGTCCTAGAGCGTAATCTACTTTAGATTGAccttgtttgacttcagacgtcactaCGTCTTCTTAGTTGatttatttgaagagatttGTTTCTATTAATTTAGTTATTTagatgtgggatttgttttaaacatcTAACTTTGTTCTTTAAGATGAAATACAGTTTATAGAAATAAAGGAAGATTTTCActcattctgttaaaaacaTCTTGAGAAAACCGTATCATCAACTTAAAGTCCTGAATCTAATCGTGAGTTGAGTATATCGTTACATCCCTTTTGTCCTGAATCTAAATGTAAAAGCTGTTTGAATCCCGGGTTAGCACTCACCTGAACTGTAGCAAATGAACGCTCTCTCCATGTCACAGGGCCAGTCCTCCCAGGTTCCTGATTGGCTGAAGTCTGCAGCCACGCAAGTCTCGTTGTTGTTATCAGGTTGACCGGTCTTCCAGAACCTGAATGAGGAGGTACTTCCATCTGACCACTTCCAGGAGTCTCCGAAAAGGCCGATCCAGTATAAACCTCCTCCTGTAAGCATCGCCTGTACCTCCTGGTTCTCTGCCATGTTTCTCACACTGGCCAGGTCTGTGTGGTGATCTCTGCAGTAGCTCTGGGCTTTAGTCCATGTCATAggggtgatgatgatgacaaaagTCACATTTGACCCTGAAAATAGAGCACAGAGAAGTGTAGAGGCAGCATAACATATAACTTCCCATCCATCCACATCTGTGATTCATGTCTTTATAATATCTAAAATAAATCCACTGAGATATAA contains the following coding sequences:
- the LOC144513656 gene encoding hepatic lectin-like isoform X3, which codes for MSQRAWIGLYNDHVPTWRWSLSDTSFYKPGETEFRRGVYGRPDAGYSDKVCTAMGSNGLWNGNSCDISFYPVCADVRGSNVTFVIIITPMTWTKAQSYCRDHHTDLASVRNMAENQEVQAMLTGGGLYWIGLFGDSWKWSDGSTSSFRFWKTGQPDNNNETCVAADFSQSGTWEDWPCDMERAFICYSSVVPVSKKVVKVKFESKNNLDLNDPAVMEAMLKQLQQKLRDQGLDDNIKLSWRKQADGKVFHKEDKKTNKRRRKRDEL
- the LOC144513656 gene encoding secretory phospholipase A2 receptor-like isoform X1, which translates into the protein MQLMSVQHEQDPYLSTRGVFNSVSILPRAWIGLYNDHVPTWRWSLSDTSFYKPGETEFRRGVYGRPDAGYSDKVCTAMGSNGLWNGNSCDISFYPVCADVRGSNVTFVIIITPMTWTKAQSYCRDHHTDLASVRNMAENQEVQAMLTGGGLYWIGLFGDSWKWSDGSTSSFRFWKTGQPDNNNETCVAADFSQSGTWEDWPCDMERAFICYSSVVPVSKKVVKVKFESKNNLDLNDPAVMEAMLKQLQQKLRDQGLDDNIKLSWRKQADGKVFHKEDKKTNKRRRKRDEL
- the LOC144513656 gene encoding hepatic lectin-like isoform X2, which encodes MSTGRIETGARRAWIGLYNDHVPTWRWSLSDTSFYKPGETEFRRGVYGRPDAGYSDKVCTAMGSNGLWNGNSCDISFYPVCADVRGSNVTFVIIITPMTWTKAQSYCRDHHTDLASVRNMAENQEVQAMLTGGGLYWIGLFGDSWKWSDGSTSSFRFWKTGQPDNNNETCVAADFSQSGTWEDWPCDMERAFICYSSVVPVSKKVVKVKFESKNNLDLNDPAVMEAMLKQLQQKLRDQGLDDNIKLSWRKQADGKVFHKEDKKTNKRRRKRDEL